From Candidatus Cloacimonadota bacterium:
AAACTCCACCTCCTTTATCCCATAGGCTGGATTAACCATCGTTCTGTATGACAATAACTTATCCATCGTTCTCCTCTGTACTATCTTCAACGGACTTGCCTGTATACTTAAAAGGGTGACTCTCCAACACAAATAGTGAGGATGAATAATGAAACGCACAGTCAGGAAAGCAGTTAGCTACTCTAAATCTTATAAGAGTATGGTAGTGAATAGCATAGTATCTGAAGGCACAAGTATTGTCTCAGCATGTATACAATTTGGGATCGACGAAGTATATATGGTCCGAGAATGGGTGAGACGCGTTCATCTGCAAGATACTTGCTAAGGCAGGGATGACGCAGAGCGAGATACAGGAAATTGCTAATCAGAATAGGTGAGCCTGTAAATGCCCTCTATGCTGAGGTTCTTCCTGTTTATTGGAAAATGATCAGGATTTGTTATGATGTCACCGGGAATGTAGACGTGTTAAGAGTATATCCTAATCCTTGCGCAATGCTTCTAGATTGGCCTTCGATACGGAGTTGCTAGTCCAGATAAAACTACCTTTTGTGCAAGGAAAATCTGAACATTCGGCACAAGTAGCGTAGCCTTTAGAGATGGCACAAACGCGAATTTCGCACACAGCGCAGAAGCTTATGTGTATGCCTACAGAGGAGCAACCGTCACAAGCAAGATCTTCTATGGCGATGTCCTTGTTAAACTGCTGCTTGTAGTTATCTTGCAGCTTTTTAAACAAGTCTTGGTCGTTTGTATTAGTAGCTTTGAAGGCATCGCAGATTTGGCAATCGATGCCGCAGGGCGATAATGGTATTGTCATTGTCTCTCCCATATTTATGGTTAATTATCTCCGGATGTATAGGTATATCCATCTTCGGTCGTAAATAAAGCATTCGGAAACATAAATCTCATAATAGATCTGAAGTATCGAAAGGAAGGAATTTGGTATTCTGTACGATACCCTGCCTGAACTCTTCCAAATAAGCTGGAGCTGCAGCTTTTACTTCATCGTGGAAGATAGCAAACATCACAATTCGCCTATACATAATGAACTGCTCCAAAGCGATAAGGTCTTCTGCAAGTGTAGGATAAGTTTCGATGTAGGATTCTATGAAAGGCTTCACAAAAAGCTTAAGCATATCCGCTAAGGCCGCCTTGTGTTTTGAATGAAATCCAATGCGTGAGTACTCGCTATATATAGCATTGGCAATATCTTGCACGAAGAAATGGCGGCAACTGCGATCAAAATCTATAAGATGCATGGCAGATGGGCTGAGCAGGATATTCTTGGGGTGTATATCGTTGTGGATAAAGCCGAAGTTTGCTCTTGTGACCGGATAATGCTCCAGCTTCGTCTTCATATCCTTGAAGCAAGCTTGGACATCAGGATATAACAACCGATCGTATTAATCCTGCCATTCATCATACCAACTGAGTGTACTATTACCGTTGAATCCCTGGGCAGCTTTATGACATTCTGCAGCAAGCCTGCCCCAATCTGCATAATACAGCGCCAAATCTTTTGGGTGTATGTCGTTCATAGTGCTTCCCTGAATCCAAGTCCAGGCATAACAATAGTAGGTGTTATCGTTGTCTTCGAGAGTTTCTGTGTGATTTGAGTTTATGGATGACAGAAAGCACTGAGTGTGTATACCGGAACTCTGCAGATGGTGGGCAAAACCGATCCGTTCACGAAGGTCAGAGACCTGATCCGCAGTGCTTTGCAGGCAGATTTTGAGCGCAGTGTTGTTACTCCGGAATACATTAGCGCTGGAATGGAGATGACTGCGGGCATAGAAATGAGCAGAGGATTCCAAACCGAAGAGCAGTGAGGCTTTGTGTACAATCTTACTGGGGATAATCTGCATCTGTACTCCAGAAACTAATGGCGGAGAGTCAGGGATTCGAACCCTGGGTACCCGAAAGGATACAACGGTTTTCGAGACCGTCCCGTTCAACCGCTCCGGCAACTCTCCACAACTATGTTCAACGTTTTTTCTTGAAGAAATCTGTCAAGACCAAAGCACATTCTGGAGCCAGCACACCCCGTATCATCTCGGGACGGTGATTGAAGCTATTATCCCAAAGTGTGTTGTATATGGATCCTGCAGCACCGGATTTGGGATCGTAGCAACCAAATACCACTTTTCCTATTCGGCTTAGGATAATCATGCCACTGCACATCAGGCAGGGTTCAAGAGTAATGTACAAAGTGCAATCTTGCAGATACTTATAATCCATGTTTTGAGCTTGGTCTAGGATCATTTTTTCAGCGTGGGCCATAGGGTTGTTGTTTTGCCTGGTACGGTTATGATCTCTCAGGATCACGTGTTGATCCTTTACCAGGCATGCTCCTACGGGAATCTCATCTTCTCCTGCGGCTATCTCTGCTTCTTCCAGGGCTATCTTCATGAAGTAATCATCGTTCATGGATTTACAAAAACCCGGATATTGGCTTTATTGATCTGATTATGCAGCCATTTTTCAAACCAATTGGGGTCCTTTTGTTTGGTGTACAGATCTCTAAGAGAATCTCGATCCGGGCTGACACCGTTTGCAGGATAATATTGCCTTGGGATTAGTATCACAGAGAGATCACCGATACTATCTACTTCAGGTTTCTTTTTACTCAGATGCCGATCAATAGCCCTGAGGTACACGAGTTTCAAGGATTTGCCTGCGTATTGGCTATCTATACCGCTCTTCTGGTATTGCTGTACCCTGTCTCTACCGCTTACTACGCGCAGGTCGGGGTTTTCCTTTAACCAATTCTCGGCTTTCTGCCGCGCCATACTTTGTTGCCTCATCTCCGTCAGTTCAGGAACAATGATGTGCTTCACTTTCTCCAAAGGATACACTCGGTTAACTTGGTTTTCAGTGAGCTGAATCACCAACCAGTTTCCGGTGATGGTGGAGTAAATGGGATCCAGATAGTCACCTTTCTTGTGATTCATCAGTTTACTGATTACGTTTTCAACAACTACTTTATCGCCGTACCAGAGGTCTTTAACTGAGAGATTATCCTTGATATCAAGGGTCAGTCCCAACTCATCTGCGGTGGTTTCCATGCCCAGTTCCCTGGCAAGATTCAATGCTGCCAGGGCATGACTGTATTGGGCGTTTATGGTATTTGGAGATAGAATGGGGGGGATCTGCAGAGCCCGGTAGCTTAGCATGGATTTACTGCGCTGAAGCTTTTGGTAGATTGCGTAACCTTGTCCAATAGCCAATGGATTGCTATATTTGTTATCCAGCAGTATCTCCAGTATAGGCAGGATCCTCGGATCAATATTCTCTATCAACACAAAACCCGGATCCAGTAAGCTCAAACCAGGCAGTTGTTCCTGTCTTTCTTGAATAACAGTCTCAAAGCTCTTGCCGGAGCTTAGTTGATTAAAAATGCTGTCCGCAATGGCAGCGGTAAAGGATTTGTCTTCATCACGCGGAGTTACAGGCAAGCTCAAGTATTTAATACTATAGATGGGATCCATGGCAAAACGTTTCAGATCGCGCTGATAATATGCTTCGATCTCGCTGTCTGTCAGTATTGGCTCCATGGCCAGGGGATCGAAGATCACAAGATCAAAATCCGCTTTACTAACCGCTATTTCGGCTATTCGACCGCTCTTTTTTTTGTTTGCCAGATCTTCGTCGATCATCTTCTCTTTCAGCTTCTGAGCAGGTACATAAGACTCCAGGTAAGATTTGCGGATGGCTGACATATTCAAAGGACTGTCGTAACGCAATGACTGGTTATAGAGGTCATGGCTAAATTTACCGTTGATCATCAGAGTAGGATTGTTCAGGATAAAAGGTGGGATATTTGAAAGCAGAGTGTCTAGAACTTCCTGTTCGCTTACTTGGATCTTGTAATGCTTGAAGCTCTGTTGCAGCACAACTTTACGAGTAAGGTAGTTCCAGGTTTCCTTGTAGATATCCAACTTCTCTTCGTTGACAGGCATACGTTGGTTTTCAAGCTGAAAGTTGGCCGTGAAGCTTCTGTATGTATTGATAAACTCCGTGGCAGAGATTCGTTCGGAATTGATGATCCCAGCAGTATCTTCCCGAGGACCGGCACAGGCAAAAAGCATCAGAGCTATTATGGCGAGGATTGTATTGCGTTTCATTATTCTCCCAAGATTTGCTTTTGGAGATCGCTAAGCAGTTGCCATGCGGCAATTGGGCTCAATTCTTCGGTCTCCAGTTCGCGTAATTGTTTTATTATACCATCGTGTTTACTGGCTTTATCTATCATTACTTCAAATATCTCCAATTGGGGAGTGCTGCATGAGAGTCTTTTCCGCAGGCTTTTACTAAGGCCTTGAGGGCTGATCTCGTGTTCCTCCAGATTCTTCAATATCTCCTGCGCTCTGCGGATCACCCGGTTGGGGATTCCTGCCAGTCGAGCTACCTGAATGCCATAGCTCTGATCTGCGCCCCCTCGCTCTATCTTACGGATAAAAATCATCTGTTCATTGTAAAGCTTCACTGCCACATTATAGTTTTTGACGTCAGGATAGATGTTCTCCATCTCTGTGAGTTCGTGATAATGAGTAGCAAAGAGAGTGAGTGCTTTAATCTGCTTCTGAATCTGTTCGATGATCGCCCAAGCCAGGCTGAGTCCGTCAAATGTGGAGGTTCCTCTACCGATTTCGTCTAGCAGGATCAGAGATTGTGGAGTAGCAGAATTCAGGATATTTGCAGTTTCGATCATTTCAACCAGAAAAGTGCTCTGACCCTGGGCGAGGTTGTCCGAAGCGCCCACTCTGGTAAATACCCGGTCAAATATCGGCATCCGGATGGACTTGGCGGGAACGTAGCTACCCATCTGAGCAAGGATCACCAGGAGTCCCACTTGGCGTAAATAGGTGGATTTACCTGCCATATTTGGTCCAGTAATCAAGGCAATGCATGTATCGGGATAGTCCAGATGAGTGTCATTTGGGATAAATTCCGCTTCACCCATCAGCTTCTCGATAACGGGGTGTCTTCCGGCTTCTATCTGTAGATCCCGGTTCTCCGTGAAGATCGGGCGACAATAGTGGTTTTGCCAGGCCAGAAAAGCAAGAGAGCTAAATACATCAATCTCCCCAATGGCGTCGCTGAGTTTTTGCAAGCGGGGCAGGTGAGAGGCCAGTTTGGCACGTAGTTCCTTGTATAGTTCATACTCCAGACTTTTTATCTTTTCTTCGCTGGAGAGCACTTTAGCTTCGAATTCTTTCAGACGGGGTGAGATGTAGCGTTCAGAATTAACCAAGGTCTGCTTTGGAATATAGTAATCCGGGACTTTACTTTTGTGTGTAGTGGTAACTTCGATGTAATAGCCAAACACGCGGTTGTAGCCTACTTTCAGGCTGGGAATACCGGTCTTGCGCTTTTCATCATCTTCCAATCTGGCTATCCAACTCTTGCCGTCGTGTACCAGTTCCATCAGCTCATCCAGATCATCCTGGTAGCCTTTCTTGAATATACCGCCTTCTGTGATGGTATTGGGAGGGTTTTCCGCTATGGATGCGGAGATCATAGCGTCAATATCGTCAAAAGTATCTAGTAGTGCGATCCATTC
This genomic window contains:
- a CDS encoding SurA N-terminal domain-containing protein, translated to MKRNTILAIIALMLFACAGPREDTAGIINSERISATEFINTYRSFTANFQLENQRMPVNEEKLDIYKETWNYLTRKVVLQQSFKHYKIQVSEQEVLDTLLSNIPPFILNNPTLMINGKFSHDLYNQSLRYDSPLNMSAIRKSYLESYVPAQKLKEKMIDEDLANKKKSGRIAEIAVSKADFDLVIFDPLAMEPILTDSEIEAYYQRDLKRFAMDPIYSIKYLSLPVTPRDEDKSFTAAIADSIFNQLSSGKSFETVIQERQEQLPGLSLLDPGFVLIENIDPRILPILEILLDNKYSNPLAIGQGYAIYQKLQRSKSMLSYRALQIPPILSPNTINAQYSHALAALNLARELGMETTADELGLTLDIKDNLSVKDLWYGDKVVVENVISKLMNHKKGDYLDPIYSTITGNWLVIQLTENQVNRVYPLEKVKHIIVPELTEMRQQSMARQKAENWLKENPDLRVVSGRDRVQQYQKSGIDSQYAGKSLKLVYLRAIDRHLSKKKPEVDSIGDLSVILIPRQYYPANGVSPDRDSLRDLYTKQKDPNWFEKWLHNQINKANIRVFVNP
- the mutS gene encoding DNA mismatch repair protein MutS, producing MDNTKLTPMLRQFYEVKKAHPDKLVLFRMGDFYETFFEDAVSASKILNITLTTRNKSDDNPIPLAGFPYHALDNYLDKLIRSGLKVAICEQTEDPKKAVGLVKREVTEIITPGAVLDQNLLDSTANVFLSTLYRNDKHKLCGLAHLDLSTGEFFFTELPEEELYNELQRLKPAEILVDDSANEAYVKGLKIEHNPAISIFDNWQFQPVEAKALLMKHFGVSSLEPFGAHNRPAGATAAGATLAYVMSLYKVPLAHITTLRYYSLSQYMQLDEISRRNLELVRSIRYGNRHGSLLSIIDQSQTPMGSRLLQQWLLHPLIELDQILARQAVISAFMKQSAYLKDIRKSLKEIGDISRIVSRLGSLRINPRELLALQSYLISAKDLKQKLSIFAEELFSEWIALLDTFDDIDAMISASIAENPPNTITEGGIFKKGYQDDLDELMELVHDGKSWIARLEDDEKRKTGIPSLKVGYNRVFGYYIEVTTTHKSKVPDYYIPKQTLVNSERYISPRLKEFEAKVLSSEEKIKSLEYELYKELRAKLASHLPRLQKLSDAIGEIDVFSSLAFLAWQNHYCRPIFTENRDLQIEAGRHPVIEKLMGEAEFIPNDTHLDYPDTCIALITGPNMAGKSTYLRQVGLLVILAQMGSYVPAKSIRMPIFDRVFTRVGASDNLAQGQSTFLVEMIETANILNSATPQSLILLDEIGRGTSTFDGLSLAWAIIEQIQKQIKALTLFATHYHELTEMENIYPDVKNYNVAVKLYNEQMIFIRKIERGGADQSYGIQVARLAGIPNRVIRRAQEILKNLEEHEISPQGLSKSLRKRLSCSTPQLEIFEVMIDKASKHDGIIKQLRELETEELSPIAAWQLLSDLQKQILGE
- a CDS encoding DUF3795 domain-containing protein, which gives rise to MTIPLSPCGIDCQICDAFKATNTNDQDLFKKLQDNYKQQFNKDIAIEDLACDGCSSVGIHISFCAVCEIRVCAISKGYATCAECSDFPCTKGSFIWTSNSVSKANLEALRKD
- the tadA gene encoding tRNA adenosine(34) deaminase TadA, with protein sequence MNDDYFMKIALEEAEIAAGEDEIPVGACLVKDQHVILRDHNRTRQNNNPMAHAEKMILDQAQNMDYKYLQDCTLYITLEPCLMCSGMIILSRIGKVVFGCYDPKSGAAGSIYNTLWDNSFNHRPEMIRGVLAPECALVLTDFFKKKR
- a CDS encoding phosphotransferase — protein: MKTKLEHYPVTRANFGFIHNDIHPKNILLSPSAMHLIDFDRSCRHFFVQDIANAIYSEYSRIGFHSKHKAALADMLKLFVKPFIESYIETYPTLAEDLIALEQFIMYRRIVMFAIFHDEVKAAAPAYLEEFRQGIVQNTKFLPFDTSDLL